The DNA window GCGACCAGCCGCTGGTGCTGATCAACCCGGAAATCGTCGCGCGCAGCGCCGACCTGAAGGAGTGGGAAGAAGGCTGCCTGTCGGTGCCGGGCATTTACGACAAGGTGACCCGCCCCGACCGCATTCGCGTGCGCGCGCTCAATGCCCAGGGCGAGAGCTTCGAACTGGAGGCCGATGGCCTGCTGTCGGTCTGCATCCAGCACGAGATGGACCACCTCGAAGGCAAGGTGTTCGTCGACTACCTCTCACCGCTCAAGCGCAGCCGCATCAAATCGCGCATGCTCAAGCGCCAGCGCGAAGCGGCTTGAGCTCCGCGCCCACCGCATCGGGGCTCGACGCGAACACTGCCCTCGCCTCCACCCCCAAGTTGCGCGTGGCCTTTGCCGGCACGCCGGAATTCGCCGCGGTCGCGCTGCGCGATCTGCTTGCGGCAGGCTTCG is part of the Thiomonas sp. X19 genome and encodes:
- the def gene encoding peptide deformylase, with amino-acid sequence MTQLSILQYPDPRLYKVAKPVAVVDDRVRALLADLFETMYAAKGVGLAATQADIHERIIVADTSEERDQPLVLINPEIVARSADLKEWEEGCLSVPGIYDKVTRPDRIRVRALNAQGESFELEADGLLSVCIQHEMDHLEGKVFVDYLSPLKRSRIKSRMLKRQREAA